From Pseudomonas sp. stari2, a single genomic window includes:
- a CDS encoding antibiotic biosynthesis monooxygenase, with amino-acid sequence MKPNTECFAVIFTSTRTEGDNGYAEASERMMQLVTEQPGFLGIDSIRGADGVGITVSYWESEAAILAWREHPEHRVIQARGRAEWYSAFHTRVCRVEREYRFGQ; translated from the coding sequence ATGAAACCGAACACTGAATGTTTCGCCGTGATCTTCACCTCGACCCGCACCGAGGGCGACAACGGCTATGCCGAGGCCTCCGAGCGCATGATGCAATTGGTGACCGAGCAACCGGGTTTTCTGGGCATCGATTCGATCCGGGGGGCGGACGGGGTGGGGATTACGGTTTCGTACTGGGAGAGCGAAGCGGCGATTCTCGCCTGGCGCGAGCATCCGGAGCACCGGGTGATTCAGGCGCGCGGGCGGGCCGAGTGGTATTCGGCGTTTCATACGCGGGTGTGTCGGGTGGAGCGGGAGTATCGGTTCGGCCAGTGA
- a CDS encoding glycerophosphodiester phosphodiesterase, whose amino-acid sequence MPATFTKSALLLSLMLGLGQAHAASQPTPVALAASEGIPHPAVIAHRGASFDAPESTAASYKLARDLGADYLEMDLQRSKDGVLFALHDDNLQRTTDVATKFPERKDSPANAFTMAELKTLDAGSWYNAKYPDRARPSYVGLKILTLDEIIDIAQANPQHKPGLYIETKEPQLFPGIEHDLKEKLQARGLLIPAGAKQPKDATSVGAGNGKVILQTFEKNSLELLQKEMPQVPKILLLWVGEGSIEPKSKVTFAESGEKDKNVFYGKQEPKSEAEFKQWIDYAKAQGAIGTGPSAKLTHGGDQSYSDLVQPWMNKYTHDKGLLVHVYTVDEPVDYEKVMAAGVDGIFTNRASELLKFYKRPAAASVDQVLKNNGF is encoded by the coding sequence ATGCCCGCCACGTTTACCAAAAGCGCACTGCTGCTGAGCCTGATGCTCGGCCTCGGTCAGGCTCACGCTGCCAGCCAGCCAACCCCTGTTGCGCTCGCTGCCTCCGAGGGCATTCCGCACCCGGCGGTGATCGCCCACCGTGGAGCGTCCTTCGATGCCCCGGAATCCACCGCCGCCTCCTACAAACTGGCCCGTGACCTGGGCGCCGATTACCTGGAAATGGACTTGCAGCGCAGCAAGGACGGCGTGCTGTTCGCCCTGCACGACGACAACCTGCAGCGCACCACCGACGTCGCCACCAAGTTCCCGGAGCGCAAGGACAGCCCGGCCAATGCCTTCACCATGGCCGAACTGAAAACCCTCGACGCCGGCAGCTGGTACAACGCCAAGTACCCGGATCGCGCGCGTCCGTCCTACGTCGGTCTGAAGATTCTGACCCTCGACGAAATCATCGACATCGCCCAGGCCAACCCGCAGCACAAGCCGGGCCTGTACATCGAGACCAAGGAACCGCAACTGTTCCCCGGCATCGAGCATGACCTGAAGGAAAAACTCCAGGCTCGCGGTTTGCTGATCCCGGCCGGTGCCAAGCAGCCTAAAGATGCCACCAGCGTCGGCGCAGGCAACGGTAAAGTGATCCTGCAGACCTTCGAGAAAAACAGCCTCGAACTGCTGCAAAAGGAGATGCCGCAGGTGCCGAAGATCCTGTTGCTGTGGGTCGGCGAAGGCAGCATCGAGCCAAAATCGAAAGTGACCTTTGCCGAATCCGGCGAGAAGGACAAGAACGTTTTCTACGGCAAGCAAGAGCCGAAATCCGAAGCTGAATTCAAGCAGTGGATCGACTACGCCAAGGCTCAGGGCGCCATCGGTACAGGCCCTTCGGCCAAGCTGACCCACGGCGGCGATCAGAGCTATTCGGACCTCGTGCAGCCATGGATGAACAAGTACACCCACGACAAGGGCTTGCTGGTGCACGTCTACACCGTCGATGAGCCAGTGGACTATGAGAAAGTCATGGCCGCCGGCGTCGACGGCATCTTCACCAACCGCGCCAGCGAACTGCTGAAGTTCTACAAACGCCCGGCCGCCGCCAGTGTGGATCAGGTGTTGAAGAACAACGGTTTCTGA
- a CDS encoding diguanylate cyclase gives MENQRGKGLSFARRIYLPRAIGLGVGFFSVGAALYPLNMPGWLWALLLFNGFLWPHVAYQWSTRSAFPYRAERRNLLYDSVCGGFWTACFQFNPLTTVTILSMMTMNNVAAGGQRLFLLGALAQVIGVLLGWSVFGVHFTLTATPIQVWACLPMLTLYPLALGMVCYRLAIKLAEHKRTLSARSRTDSLTGLLNHGAWKDLLHLKFQQCRQHNSQAILALIDIDHFKSINDSYGHIVGDAVLRQLSRELKFVLDESELAGRYGGDEFCVILPNLPLNKAEALMEQLRQGMDRYRHPDVAELRVSLSIGLARYQTFYADALEWFDDADKALYTAKHAGRNTISVALSRSSA, from the coding sequence ATGGAAAACCAACGCGGCAAAGGCTTGTCATTCGCCAGGCGCATTTACTTGCCACGGGCCATCGGCTTGGGCGTCGGTTTCTTCAGTGTCGGTGCCGCGCTGTATCCGTTGAACATGCCGGGCTGGCTGTGGGCACTGTTGCTGTTCAACGGTTTTCTCTGGCCGCACGTGGCCTATCAATGGTCGACCCGATCGGCTTTCCCCTATCGCGCCGAACGCCGCAACCTGCTTTATGACTCAGTTTGCGGCGGCTTCTGGACCGCGTGCTTCCAGTTCAATCCGCTGACCACAGTAACCATTCTGTCGATGATGACCATGAACAACGTGGCCGCCGGCGGCCAGCGCCTGTTCCTGCTCGGCGCCCTCGCTCAGGTGATCGGCGTGCTGCTGGGCTGGTCGGTGTTCGGCGTCCATTTCACCCTGACGGCCACGCCGATTCAGGTTTGGGCCTGCCTGCCAATGCTGACCCTTTATCCGTTGGCGCTGGGCATGGTCTGTTACCGGTTGGCGATCAAACTCGCCGAACACAAACGCACCCTGAGCGCCCGAAGCCGCACCGACAGCCTGACCGGCCTGCTCAACCACGGCGCCTGGAAAGACCTGCTGCATCTCAAGTTCCAGCAGTGCCGACAACACAATTCCCAAGCCATTCTGGCGCTGATCGACATCGATCATTTCAAGTCGATCAACGACAGTTACGGGCACATCGTCGGCGATGCGGTGCTGCGGCAATTGAGTCGCGAGCTGAAATTCGTGCTCGACGAAAGCGAGCTGGCCGGGCGTTACGGCGGCGATGAATTCTGCGTGATCTTGCCCAACCTGCCACTGAACAAGGCCGAAGCACTCATGGAGCAATTGCGTCAGGGAATGGATCGTTATCGCCACCCCGACGTCGCCGAACTGCGCGTCAGCCTGAGCATCGGCCTCGCCCGCTATCAGACCTTCTACGCCGACGCCCTTGAGTGGTTCGACGATGCCGACAAGGCGCTATACACCGCCAAGCACGCGGGACGTAATACGATCAGCGTAGCGTTGAGCCGATCCAGCGCCTGA
- a CDS encoding XRE family transcriptional regulator — translation MEESTGNVYQDLGVGDAFEMQTKSEAVMKLAALMETAQLSGSEAADKLEISLEKLEGMFRGRFRDIPSATISKYLNQISVNEA, via the coding sequence ATGGAAGAAAGCACAGGTAACGTTTATCAAGACCTAGGCGTTGGTGATGCATTCGAGATGCAGACCAAATCTGAAGCGGTGATGAAGTTGGCTGCACTGATGGAAACTGCGCAGTTAAGCGGAAGTGAAGCGGCGGACAAACTTGAGATATCGCTGGAGAAACTAGAGGGCATGTTCCGAGGACGATTCCGCGATATACCATCCGCCACAATTTCAAAGTACCTGAATCAGATTTCGGTAAACGAAGCCTGA
- a CDS encoding LysR family transcriptional regulator translates to MLRDDAHYRLAFTHSKLAFSQVINAATQYRLDFPDLALILALVRGGSLARAAQLLKVDVSTVFRAVRRLEASLGQQLFEKSRAGYLPTSLAQTLAEQAERAEQALEAARIGVEQGGEVISGTVRLTCTDSVLQGLLLPALAQFMPNYPALTIELSTSNDFANLSRRDADIALRLTRTPPEHLVGRELAKISYRVCASPRYLQKVEAADLAALTWIAPDDFLPDHPTVAWRRQQLPGVTPSYRCNSMLSVTELVRAGLGVAALPDFLINEGLQALSEPLHGYDTALWLLTRPDCRALRSVVTLFNELGRALRLA, encoded by the coding sequence TTGTTGAGGGATGACGCTCACTATAGATTGGCGTTCACGCACTCTAAATTGGCGTTTTCCCAAGTGATCAATGCAGCTACGCAATATCGACTCGACTTTCCGGATCTGGCCTTGATCCTCGCTTTGGTGCGCGGCGGCTCTCTGGCCCGGGCGGCGCAGCTGTTGAAGGTCGATGTGTCGACGGTGTTTCGCGCCGTGCGCCGACTGGAAGCGTCACTCGGTCAGCAACTGTTCGAAAAAAGCCGCGCCGGTTATTTGCCCACCAGCCTTGCGCAGACCCTTGCCGAGCAGGCCGAACGTGCCGAGCAGGCACTCGAAGCAGCGCGTATTGGTGTGGAGCAGGGCGGAGAAGTAATCAGCGGCACGGTGCGTCTGACTTGTACCGACTCGGTGCTGCAAGGTCTGCTGCTGCCGGCGCTGGCGCAGTTCATGCCGAACTACCCGGCGCTGACCATCGAGCTGAGCACCTCCAACGACTTCGCCAACCTCAGCCGCCGCGATGCCGACATCGCCCTGCGCCTGACGCGTACACCGCCGGAGCATCTGGTCGGACGGGAGCTGGCGAAGATTTCCTACCGGGTCTGCGCCAGTCCGCGCTATCTACAAAAGGTTGAAGCGGCCGATCTGGCAGCGCTGACCTGGATCGCCCCGGACGACTTTCTGCCCGATCACCCGACCGTCGCCTGGCGCCGTCAGCAGTTGCCGGGTGTGACGCCGAGTTATCGCTGCAACAGCATGCTGTCCGTGACGGAGTTGGTGCGTGCGGGGCTGGGCGTGGCGGCGTTGCCGGACTTTCTCATCAACGAAGGGCTGCAAGCCCTGAGCGAACCCTTGCACGGTTATGACACCGCGCTGTGGTTGCTGACCCGCCCGGACTGCCGCGCATTGCGCTCGGTGGTCACGCTGTTTAATGAATTGGGGCGGGCGTTGCGTCTGGCCTGA
- a CDS encoding methyl-accepting chemotaxis protein, which yields MFFNRHKTVLADLQNTITEQSSLLEAINRSMAVIEFDLDGVVLSANDNFLKTMGYTAEQAIGQPHRRFCPPAFANGHQYTELWSRLKSGQFQSGTFERIDSQGRPIWLEASYNPIKDASGRVVKVVKYAMDVTTKVQQESEANAKLQAIDRAMAVIEFDLDGNILTANQNFLTRMGYTLAELKGKHHRLFCPADLVNSSDYQDFWRRLNQGELFQGQFERVDKRGQTVWLEANYNPVYDAAGRLCKVVKFASDVTARVEQHEQDARSASAAYHISVATRKVAEQGTQVIQQAASEMREIADDIAESSTLIAQLGERSEQITAIVNTIRAIADQTNLLALNAAIEAARAGEQGRGFAVVADEVRQLAARTSGSTAEISNMIGLIQSETRQAIKSMDGTRGRAAQGVELADQAGTVILQIRDGASEAVEAVSMFANERARG from the coding sequence ATGTTTTTCAATCGCCACAAGACCGTCCTCGCCGATCTCCAAAACACCATTACCGAACAGTCCAGTCTGCTGGAAGCGATCAACCGCTCCATGGCGGTGATCGAATTCGATCTCGACGGCGTCGTGCTCAGTGCCAACGACAATTTCCTGAAAACCATGGGCTACACGGCTGAACAGGCGATCGGCCAGCCCCATCGCCGCTTCTGCCCGCCAGCGTTTGCCAATGGCCATCAATACACCGAGTTGTGGTCGCGATTGAAAAGCGGCCAGTTCCAGTCCGGCACCTTTGAACGAATCGACAGCCAAGGCCGACCGATCTGGCTCGAGGCCAGCTACAACCCGATCAAGGATGCCTCGGGCCGGGTAGTGAAAGTGGTCAAATACGCCATGGACGTCACCACCAAAGTCCAGCAGGAAAGTGAAGCCAACGCCAAGTTGCAGGCCATTGATCGCGCCATGGCGGTGATCGAATTCGATCTCGACGGCAATATTCTCACTGCCAATCAGAATTTTCTGACGCGCATGGGTTACACACTCGCCGAGTTGAAGGGCAAGCATCATCGACTGTTCTGCCCGGCGGACCTGGTCAACAGCAGCGACTATCAGGACTTCTGGCGCCGGTTGAACCAGGGCGAGTTGTTCCAGGGTCAGTTCGAGCGCGTTGATAAACGCGGCCAAACGGTTTGGCTCGAAGCCAACTACAACCCGGTCTACGATGCCGCCGGCCGCTTGTGCAAAGTCGTAAAATTCGCGTCCGACGTAACCGCCCGGGTCGAGCAGCATGAGCAGGATGCACGCAGCGCCAGTGCCGCTTATCACATCTCCGTCGCCACCCGAAAAGTCGCCGAGCAAGGCACGCAAGTCATCCAGCAAGCGGCCAGTGAAATGCGCGAAATCGCCGACGACATTGCCGAGTCATCCACACTGATTGCGCAACTGGGCGAGCGCTCCGAACAGATCACCGCCATCGTCAACACCATCCGCGCGATTGCCGACCAGACCAACCTTTTGGCCCTGAACGCCGCAATCGAAGCCGCCCGTGCGGGCGAGCAGGGCCGCGGCTTTGCGGTGGTGGCCGATGAAGTGCGGCAGTTGGCGGCGCGCACCAGCGGCTCGACGGCAGAGATTTCCAATATGATCGGCCTGATCCAGAGTGAAACCCGTCAGGCGATCAAGAGCATGGACGGCACCCGGGGTCGCGCAGCACAGGGTGTTGAACTGGCGGATCAGGCCGGCACGGTAATCCTGCAGATTCGTGACGGCGCCAGCGAGGCGGTGGAAGCCGTGAGCATGTTCGCCAATGAGCGGGCGCGAGGATGA
- a CDS encoding CTP synthase — MESRALRIALIGDFDPQVTAHQAIPVALGLAAEHLRRPVEFEWLATDRILPETPLQTFDGFWCVPASPYKSEDGALRAIRFAREQQRPFLGTCGGFQHAVLEFSRNVLGWADAEHGETSPDSNRAVLSPLTCSLVEAVDSIHLVPGSLIAKAYETSEIHEGYRCRYGVNPQFERELLTHDLNAVGHDSAGDLRAIELKNHAFFVATLFQPERAALKGQLPPLVRAFVEACSEQP, encoded by the coding sequence ATGGAATCCAGAGCCCTGCGCATCGCCCTGATCGGTGATTTCGATCCGCAAGTCACCGCCCACCAGGCCATCCCGGTTGCCCTCGGACTGGCGGCGGAACACCTTCGCCGTCCGGTCGAATTCGAATGGTTGGCCACCGACCGAATCCTGCCCGAGACGCCGCTGCAAACATTCGACGGTTTCTGGTGTGTGCCGGCCAGCCCCTATAAAAGCGAAGACGGTGCCCTGCGGGCCATCCGCTTTGCCCGCGAGCAGCAGCGCCCTTTCCTCGGCACCTGCGGCGGTTTTCAGCATGCGGTGCTGGAGTTCTCCCGCAACGTGCTGGGTTGGGCCGACGCCGAACATGGCGAAACTTCGCCCGACTCCAATCGCGCGGTGCTCTCGCCGTTGACGTGTTCATTGGTAGAAGCCGTGGACAGCATCCATCTGGTGCCCGGTTCGTTGATCGCCAAGGCGTACGAAACATCGGAGATTCACGAAGGCTATCGCTGCCGCTACGGTGTGAATCCGCAGTTCGAACGGGAGTTGCTGACCCATGACCTAAACGCCGTGGGTCACGATTCGGCAGGCGATCTGCGCGCCATCGAGCTGAAAAACCATGCGTTCTTTGTCGCCACACTGTTCCAGCCGGAACGCGCAGCGCTCAAGGGGCAATTGCCGCCATTGGTGCGAGCGTTTGTCGAAGCCTGCTCGGAGCAACCTTGA
- a CDS encoding DUF1003 domain-containing protein: MTTKHPESPSPAAADHLRFHRPHAHLNTTFGNDKFALRAEAFARFFGTPTFLGAQTLIVVLWMGLNVSGVTGFDAYPFILLNLAFSLQAAYAAPLILLAQTRQAARDKAQSEADAQHREALAVANSERQAEAAKNTAQLLELLQQNTHLTEMTKDLTERIEILTREVHQHILQQEQRPSS; encoded by the coding sequence ATGACGACCAAACATCCCGAATCGCCTTCCCCTGCCGCCGCCGATCACCTGCGCTTTCACCGCCCCCACGCCCACCTCAACACGACGTTCGGCAACGACAAGTTCGCCTTGCGCGCCGAGGCGTTCGCGCGATTCTTCGGCACGCCGACCTTTCTCGGCGCACAGACTCTGATTGTGGTGCTCTGGATGGGGCTCAACGTCAGCGGCGTAACCGGGTTCGACGCTTACCCGTTCATCCTGTTGAATCTGGCGTTCAGTCTGCAGGCCGCCTATGCCGCCCCGCTGATTCTGCTGGCCCAGACCCGTCAGGCCGCACGGGACAAAGCGCAATCAGAGGCCGACGCACAGCACCGTGAGGCGCTGGCAGTGGCCAACAGCGAACGCCAAGCGGAGGCGGCGAAGAACACTGCGCAACTGCTCGAATTACTGCAGCAGAACACACACCTGACCGAGATGACCAAGGACCTGACCGAGCGCATCGAAATCCTCACACGCGAAGTTCATCAGCACATCCTGCAACAGGAACAACGCCCTTCGTCATGA
- a CDS encoding DUF2025 family protein — protein MRITSQLICQAADDLKGFVGLNRKTGQYIVRFSEDSFGMDVADDGIIPCSEFVWAPTTEQTMTLKRELIQLLLDQNIDDRINITEPLRVYMNKREVPEIEAVRSLVKG, from the coding sequence ATGCGCATCACATCGCAACTCATCTGCCAGGCCGCCGACGACCTCAAGGGCTTCGTCGGCCTCAACCGCAAGACCGGCCAGTACATCGTGCGCTTCAGTGAGGACTCGTTCGGCATGGACGTGGCCGATGACGGCATCATTCCTTGCAGCGAATTCGTCTGGGCACCGACCACCGAACAGACCATGACCCTCAAGCGCGAACTGATCCAGTTGCTGCTGGACCAGAACATCGATGACCGGATCAACATTACCGAGCCGTTGCGCGTTTATATGAATAAACGGGAAGTGCCGGAGATTGAGGCGGTGCGTAGTCTGGTGAAGGGCTGA
- a CDS encoding PepSY domain-containing protein translates to MKTLTALFTAAALTLTAGLAQADVRVDQIPELVKSGKIKPLEELNKIALALHPGATIVDTDLDNHFNGYEYEVELRTADGKEWDVDLDAATGKVLSNKQDH, encoded by the coding sequence ATGAAAACCCTGACTGCCCTGTTTACCGCTGCTGCCCTGACCCTCACCGCGGGCCTGGCCCAGGCTGACGTTCGTGTCGATCAGATCCCTGAGCTGGTCAAGTCCGGCAAGATCAAGCCACTGGAAGAGCTGAACAAGATTGCCCTGGCCCTGCACCCGGGCGCGACCATCGTCGACACCGACCTGGACAACCATTTCAACGGCTATGAGTACGAAGTCGAACTGCGTACTGCCGATGGCAAGGAATGGGATGTTGACCTGGATGCGGCCACCGGCAAGGTTCTGAGCAACAAGCAAGATCACTGA
- a CDS encoding MBL fold metallo-hydrolase → MAKSIASAGSQTPEPSRQAEGVFRNHAPVQREGVRKMLRIMWNMIFHKPRNTRPAAAIPVQPLTRADLTAAPNHSVYRLGHSTLLLKLQDKFWITDPVFAERASPVQWAGPKRFHQPPISIDELPPIEAVILSHNHYDHLDYEAVLKLADKVNVFLTPLGVGDTLIKWGIDADKIHQFDWWQGTEVAGIRFIATPSQHFSGRGLFDGNQTLWASWVIIDGDTRIFFSGDSGYFDGFKRIGEQYGPFDLTLMETGAYNVEWPYVHMQPEETLQAHIDLKGRWLFPIHNGTFDLAMHAWHEPFDRILALAWERSVSITTPQMGEAFNLAQPQRGDAWWLAVEGESEAVVQGA, encoded by the coding sequence ATGGCCAAATCCATTGCTTCTGCGGGCAGTCAAACTCCTGAACCTTCGCGTCAAGCCGAAGGCGTATTCCGCAACCATGCGCCGGTGCAGCGTGAAGGTGTGCGCAAGATGCTACGAATCATGTGGAACATGATCTTCCACAAACCGCGCAACACCCGGCCGGCCGCGGCCATTCCGGTGCAGCCACTGACCCGCGCGGACCTGACCGCGGCGCCCAACCACAGCGTTTATCGCCTCGGTCACTCGACCCTGCTGCTCAAACTGCAAGACAAATTCTGGATCACCGACCCGGTGTTCGCCGAGCGTGCCTCGCCGGTGCAATGGGCCGGGCCGAAACGCTTTCACCAACCACCGATCAGCATCGACGAATTGCCGCCGATCGAAGCGGTGATCCTGTCGCACAACCACTACGACCACCTCGACTACGAAGCGGTGTTGAAACTGGCCGACAAGGTCAACGTCTTTCTGACCCCGCTGGGCGTCGGCGACACCCTGATCAAATGGGGCATCGATGCCGACAAGATCCACCAGTTCGACTGGTGGCAGGGCACCGAAGTCGCCGGCATCCGCTTTATCGCCACCCCGTCGCAGCACTTCTCCGGCCGGGGCCTGTTCGATGGCAACCAGACCCTGTGGGCTTCGTGGGTGATCATCGATGGCGACACGCGGATTTTCTTCAGCGGTGACAGCGGTTATTTCGACGGTTTTAAACGCATCGGCGAACAGTACGGCCCCTTCGATCTGACCCTGATGGAGACTGGTGCCTACAACGTCGAATGGCCTTACGTGCACATGCAACCTGAAGAAACGTTGCAGGCCCACATCGACCTCAAGGGCCGCTGGCTGTTCCCGATCCACAACGGCACGTTCGATCTGGCGATGCATGCCTGGCACGAACCCTTTGATCGCATTCTTGCACTGGCCTGGGAGCGCAGTGTTTCCATCACCACCCCGCAAATGGGCGAGGCGTTCAACCTGGCACAACCGCAACGCGGGGATGCGTGGTGGCTGGCGGTTGAAGGGGAGAGTGAGGCGGTGGTGCAGGGGGCCTGA
- a CDS encoding methyl-accepting chemotaxis protein, with translation MLQKSLRAQILALLSGSLLAMLLIALACFHFLSNGVQSYSQLIAGPLHASQLIDEANLQFKVQVQEWKNVLLRGKQPADLAKYWGQFEDRQRDVQDILGELANQKGLEPALKTRIERLREEHRLLGAAYQKGRDAYVAAGADPTAGDVAVKGVDRAASDQMSELVAELRKQGTEQSAQISASADRTVWLGLLVMLASGLLIGLLSLWLVNRNLVEPIRKLIDYVTQLSKGRLVERVASDRQDELGNLAAAANTLRDFLAETFNHLQRSAKDLDSASGELNAIATVMAGGTNEQFNRTDQVATAMNEMSATAQEVARHAADAARAADDADQSAQQGEKVMQSTIHSITQMRGEIANTATVIRRLEADSGRIGKVLEVIRGIAEQTNLLALNAAIEAARAGEAGRGFAVVADEVRNLAQRTAESIIEINQIIHSVQTGAVDAAHAIDSGQTRSDESVEQVTQAGAMLERITHAVEAIRDMNRQIATAAEEQTSVAEDISRNLTEITSIASTNLDNVQRTESASQNLHGLSGQLNDVTARLSV, from the coding sequence ATGTTGCAAAAATCCCTGAGAGCGCAAATTCTTGCCCTGCTGAGCGGCAGCCTGCTGGCGATGCTGTTGATCGCGCTGGCCTGCTTTCACTTCCTGTCCAACGGCGTGCAGAGTTACAGCCAGTTGATCGCCGGCCCCTTGCACGCCTCGCAACTGATCGACGAAGCCAACCTGCAATTCAAGGTGCAAGTGCAGGAGTGGAAAAACGTCCTGCTGCGCGGCAAGCAGCCAGCGGACCTGGCCAAGTACTGGGGCCAGTTCGAAGACCGTCAGCGCGATGTGCAGGACATCCTCGGTGAGCTGGCCAACCAGAAAGGCCTCGAGCCTGCGCTGAAAACCCGCATCGAACGCCTGCGCGAAGAACATCGACTGCTGGGTGCTGCGTATCAGAAGGGCCGCGATGCCTACGTCGCCGCCGGTGCCGATCCGACCGCTGGCGACGTGGCGGTCAAAGGTGTTGACCGTGCCGCCAGCGACCAGATGAGCGAGCTGGTGGCCGAGCTGCGCAAGCAGGGCACCGAGCAATCGGCGCAGATCAGCGCCAGTGCCGATCGCACCGTTTGGCTGGGGCTACTGGTGATGCTCGCGTCGGGCCTGCTGATCGGTTTACTGAGCCTGTGGCTGGTCAACCGCAATCTGGTCGAGCCGATCCGCAAGCTCATCGACTACGTCACCCAGTTGAGCAAGGGGCGTCTGGTCGAGCGTGTGGCCAGCGACCGTCAGGACGAACTGGGCAACCTGGCTGCTGCGGCCAACACTCTGCGCGATTTCCTCGCCGAAACTTTCAACCATCTGCAGCGCAGCGCCAAGGATCTGGACAGCGCCAGCGGCGAATTGAACGCCATCGCCACCGTCATGGCCGGCGGCACCAACGAGCAGTTCAACCGCACCGATCAGGTGGCCACGGCGATGAACGAAATGTCTGCCACTGCCCAGGAAGTCGCCCGCCATGCGGCTGATGCAGCGCGCGCTGCCGACGATGCCGACCAGTCCGCCCAGCAGGGCGAGAAGGTCATGCAGAGCACCATCCACAGCATCACCCAGATGCGCGGCGAAATCGCCAACACCGCCACGGTGATCCGTCGTCTGGAAGCCGACAGCGGCCGCATCGGCAAGGTGCTGGAAGTGATTCGCGGCATCGCCGAGCAGACCAACCTGCTGGCGCTCAACGCCGCCATCGAAGCGGCCCGAGCAGGGGAAGCCGGGCGTGGTTTTGCGGTGGTCGCCGACGAAGTGCGCAACCTCGCGCAGCGCACGGCGGAGTCGATCATCGAGATTAATCAGATCATCCACAGCGTGCAGACCGGCGCGGTGGATGCGGCCCACGCCATCGACAGCGGCCAGACCCGCAGCGATGAAAGCGTCGAGCAAGTGACCCAGGCCGGCGCCATGCTCGAGCGCATCACCCACGCGGTCGAAGCGATCCGCGACATGAACCGCCAGATCGCCACGGCGGCTGAAGAACAGACTTCAGTGGCCGAAGACATCTCGCGCAACCTGACCGAGATCACCTCGATCGCCAGCACCAACCTCGACAACGTGCAGCGCACTGAAAGCGCCAGCCAGAACCTGCATGGCCTGTCCGGCCAACTCAACGACGTCACTGCTCGCCTGAGCGTCTGA
- a CDS encoding TetR/AcrR family transcriptional regulator codes for MTAPQRLTDRKREAIIQAAITEFRTNGFEVTSMDKIAATAGVSKRTVYNHFPSKEELFAEILNQLWARISTEQAVAYQPDQPLRDQLRTMLLAKLQTMADDNFMNLARVAIAAAIHSPERAQNMVARMGEREESVTMWIRAAQADGRLKPVDPEFAAHQVQGLLKSFAFWPQISMGQPSLDSTTQNAVVDSALDMFLACYQL; via the coding sequence ATGACAGCCCCCCAGCGCCTCACCGACCGTAAACGCGAAGCCATCATCCAGGCTGCGATCACCGAATTCCGTACCAACGGTTTCGAGGTCACCAGCATGGACAAGATTGCGGCCACTGCCGGGGTGTCGAAGCGCACGGTGTACAACCATTTTCCCAGCAAGGAAGAGCTGTTCGCCGAAATTCTCAACCAGTTGTGGGCACGGATCAGCACCGAACAAGCCGTGGCGTACCAGCCCGACCAGCCATTGCGCGATCAATTGCGAACGATGCTGCTGGCCAAACTGCAGACGATGGCAGACGACAACTTCATGAACCTGGCCCGGGTCGCCATCGCCGCCGCGATCCACTCCCCCGAGCGCGCGCAGAACATGGTGGCGCGCATGGGCGAACGTGAGGAAAGCGTGACCATGTGGATTCGCGCGGCTCAGGCGGACGGTCGGTTGAAACCGGTCGATCCGGAGTTCGCCGCACATCAGGTACAGGGGCTGCTCAAATCCTTCGCCTTCTGGCCACAGATTTCCATGGGCCAGCCCTCCCTCGACAGCACTACGCAAAATGCCGTGGTCGATTCTGCGCTCGACATGTTCCTGGCCTGCTATCAGCTCTAG